Proteins encoded within one genomic window of Oncorhynchus masou masou isolate Uvic2021 chromosome 1, UVic_Omas_1.1, whole genome shotgun sequence:
- the LOC135554326 gene encoding fatty acid binding protein 1-B.1-like: MSFSGKYQMESHDNFESFMKAVGIPDELIQAGKDIKSISEIEETGDHFKVTVTTGTKILTNSFTIGQETELESPTGEKVNSVVMREGNKLTAILNGIEYVTELTDANTLVNTMTLSGMSYKRTSKRM; the protein is encoded by the exons ATGTCTTTCTCAGGGAAATATCAGATGGAGTCACATGACAACTTTGAGTCTTTCATGAAGGCTGTTG GTATCCCTGATGAGCTTATCCAAGCGGGCAAAGACATCAAGAGCATCTCTGAGATTGAGGAGACTGGAGACCACTTCAAGGTGACTGTCACCACGGGGACAAAGATCCTCACCAACTCCTTCACCATTGGCCAGGAGACGGAGCTCGAGTCGCCGACCGGGGAGAAGGTCAAT TCTGTGGTGATGAGGGAAGGTAACAAGCTGACGGCCATCCTGAATGGGATCGAATATGTCACAGAACTTACAGACGCAAACACCCTCGTCAAC accatgactctgtctggcaTGTCATACAAGAGGACCAGCAAACGAATGTGA